Proteins co-encoded in one Juglans regia cultivar Chandler chromosome 16, Walnut 2.0, whole genome shotgun sequence genomic window:
- the LOC108997606 gene encoding uncharacterized protein LOC108997606 — protein sequence MGNYLANGIYPKWSTFVNTIPSSQGNKKKDFATAQESTRKDVERAFGVLQQRFAIVREPSPLFKVNDLTNIMKQCIILHNMIIEDERDDGQGLNMEYDQLDDDLLELSHNPTNEFINFIQLHHEIRDSSAHHQLQADLIEHHWQLYSQQ from the coding sequence ATGGGGAACTACCTTGCCAATGGTATTTATCCCAAGTGGTCAACGTTTGTGAATACAATTCCATCATCCCAAGGGAATAAGAAAAAAGACTTTGCCACAGCACAAGAATCTACAAGAAAAGATGTCGAGCGTGCCTTCGGGGTACTTCAACAACGATTTGCAATCGTTCGTGAACCTTCTCCATTATTCAAAGTCAATGacctaacaaatataatgaaacaATGTATTATTCTACATAACATGATCATTGAGGACGAGCGTGATGATGGTCAGGGTTTGAACATGGagtatgatcaacttgatgatgatCTTCTAGAATTGTCACACAATCCAACTAACGAGTTTATCAACTTCATTCAGCTCCATCATGAAATTAGAGACAGCTCGGCACATCATCAACTACAAGCAGATTTAATTGAACATCACTGGCAATTATATTCCCAACAATAG
- the LOC108997611 gene encoding serine carboxypeptidase-like 50, giving the protein MESTACHSLNLLLLLLLISLPVFHCIAASSSPTSVPSFPNEALPTKSGYLPVNASTGSAIFYAFYEVQKPISQPSKTPLLIWLQGGPGCSSMIGNFFELGPWRVNFQKAKNDPLALEPNSGSWNRHFGLLFLDNPIGTGFSIASTPAEIPRDQFSVAKHLFAAITSFIRLEPVFKSRPIYITGESYAGKYVPAIGYYILKKNAQLPASERVNLAGVAIGNGLTDPLTQVATHAVNAYFSGLIDERQKKELEKAQWEAVRLTKSKNWTEATNARIRVLSLLGDMTGLATLYDFTRKVPYKTELVSELLQNEELKKALGVNKAVVFEECSDVVGDALYEDVMKSTKYMVEFLVKKSKVLLYQGHFDLRDGVVSTEAWMKTMKWEGIEEFFMTERKVWKVSGVVSGYVKKWKSLTHVVVLGAGHLVPNDQALNSQAMIEDWVLEKGLFGNQQGEGSLSNIRG; this is encoded by the coding sequence ATGGAGTCAACGGCTTGTCACTCCCtaaatctcctcctcctcctccttctcatCTCGCTTCCTGTTTTCCACTGCATCGCTGCTTCATCATCGCCAACTTCAGTACCTTCATTTCCCAACGAAGCCCTCCCCACCAAATCAGGCTACCTCCCGGTCAATGCCTCCACCGGTTCCGCCATTTTCTACGCTTTCTATGAGGTCCAGAAACCCATTTCCCAGCCCTCCAAAACCCCACTTCTTATTTGGCTCCAGGGTGGCCCTGGCTGCTCCTCCATGATCGGCAACTTCTTCGAGCTCGGCCCCTGGCGTGTCAACTTTCAAAAGGCCAAGAACGACCCCCTTGCTCTCGAACCGAACTCAGGTTCTTGGAACCGTCATTTCGGCCTTCTTTTCCTCGATAATCCAATTGGAACTGGGTTTAGTATTGCCTCTACACCAGCAGAAATCCCAAGAGATCAATTCTCCGTTGCCAAGCATCTTTTTGCTGCGATCACTTCGTTTATTCGACTAGAACCGGTGTTTAAGTCTCGTCCGATATATATTACGGGTGAGAGCTACGCAGGAAAGTATGTTCCAGCAATTGGTTACTACATTCTCAAGAAGAATGCGCAGTTGCCGGCATCTGAGCGGGTGAATTTAGCTGGTGTTGCTATTGGAAATGGGTTGACCGATCCGTTGACCCAAGTGGCTACTCATGCTGTGAATGCTTACTTTTCCGGTTTGATCGATGAGAGGCAGAAGAAAGAGTTGGAGAAAGCGCAATGGGAGGCAGTCAGGCTGACAAAATCAAAGAATTGGACTGAGGCCACGAATGCCAGGATTAGGGTCTTGAGTTTGTTGGGAGACATGACAGGATTGGCCACTTTATACGATTTTACAAGGAAAGTTCCTTACAAAACTGAACTGGTCTCGGAGTTGTTACAAAATGAGGAGCTAAAGAAAGCCTTGGGAGTGAACAAAGCAGTAGTTTTTGAGGAATGCAGCGATGTTGTGGGGGATGCATTGTACGAGGATGTAATGAAAAGCACGAAATACATGGTGGAGTTTCTAGTGAAGAAGAGCAAGGTTTTGTTGTATCAAGGGCATTTTGATTTGAGGGATGGTGTAGTTTCAACAGAGGCTTGGATGAAGACGATGAAATGGGAAGGAATTGAGGAGTTTTTTATGACAGAGAGGAAGGTTTGGAAGGTGAGTGGAGTAGTTTCTGGGTATGTGAAAAAATGGAAGAGTTTGACTCATGTTGTAGTGTTGGGTGCTGGGCATCTTGTGCCTAATGATCAGGCATTGAATTCCCAGGCAATGATAGAGGACTGGGTCTTGGAGAAGGGATTATTTGGGAATCAACAAGGGGAGGGTTCTTTATCAAATATCAGGggttga
- the LOC108997612 gene encoding serine carboxypeptidase-like 50: protein MESTACHSLNLQLLLLILLSVFHCIPASSSPTSVPSFPKEALPTKSGYLPVNASTSSAIFYAFYEVQKPISQPSKTPLLIWLQGGPGCSSMIGNFFELGPWRVNFQKAKNDPLALEPNSGSWNRHFGLLFLDNPIGTGFSIASTPAEIPRDQFSVAKHLFAAITSFIRLEPVFKSRPIYITGESYAGKYVPAIGYYILKKNAELPASERVNLAGVAIGNGLTDPLTQVATHAVNAYFSGLIDERQKKELEKAQWEAVRLTKSKNWTEATNARIRVLSLLGDMTGLATLNDFTRKVPYKTKLVSELLQNDELKKALGVNKAVVFEECSDVVGDALYEDVMKSTKNMVEFLVKKSKVLLYQGHFDLRDGVVSTEAWMKTMKWEGIEEFFMTERKVWKVSGVVSGYVKKWKSLTHVVVLGAGHLVPNDQALNSQAMIEDWVLEKGLFGNQQGEGSLSNIRG, encoded by the coding sequence ATGGAATCAACGGCTTGTCACTCCCTAAATCTCCAACTCCTCCTTCTCATATTGCTCTCTGTTTTCCACTGCATCCCTGCTTCATCATCGCCAACTTCAGTACCTTCATTTCCCAAGGAAGCCCTCCCCACCAAATCAGGCTACCTCCCGGTCAATGCCTCCACCAGTTCCGCCATTTTCTACGCTTTCTATGAGGTCCAGAAACCCATTTCCCAGCCCTCCAAAACCCCACTTCTTATTTGGCTCCAGGGTGGCCCTGGCTGCTCCTCCATGATCGGCAACTTCTTCGAGCTCGGCCCCTGGCGTGTTAACTTTCAAAAGGCCAAGAACGACCCCCTTGCTCTCGAACCGAACTCAGGTTCTTGGAACCGTCATTTCGGCCTTCTTTTCCTCGATAATCCAATTGGAACTGGGTTTAGTATTGCCTCTACACCCGCAGAAATCCCAAGAGATCAATTCTCCGTTGCCAAGCATCTTTTTGCTGCGATCACTTCGTTTATTCGACTAGAACCGGTGTTTAAGTCACGTCCGATATATATTACGGGTGAGAGCTATGCAGGAAAGTATGTTCCAGCAATTGGTTACTACATTCTTAAGAAGAATGCGGAGTTGCCGGCGTCTGAGCGGGTGAATTTAGCTGGTGTTGCTATTGGAAATGGGTTGACCGATCCGTTGACCCAAGTGGCTACTCATGCTGTGAATGCTTACTTTTCCGGTTTGATCGATGAGAGGCAGAAGAAAGAGTTGGAGAAAGCGCAATGGGAGGCAGTCAGGCTGACAAAATCCAAGAATTGGACTGAGGCCACGAATGCCAGGATTAGGGTCTTGAGTTTGTTGGGAGACATGACAGGATTGGCCACTTTAAACGATTTTACAAGGAAAGTTCCTTACAAAACTAAACTGGTCTCGGAGTTGTTACAAAATGATGAGCTAAAGAAAGCCTTGGGCGTGAACAAAGCAGTAGTTTTTGAGGAATGCAGCGATGTTGTGGGGGATGCATTGTACGAGGATGTAATGAAAAGCACGAAAAACATGGTGGAGTTTCTAGTGAAGAAGAGCAAGGTTTTGTTGTATCAAGGGCATTTTGATTTGAGGGATGGTGTAGTTTCAACAGAGGCTTGGATGAAGACAATGAAATGGGAAGGAATTGAGGAGTTTTTTATGACAGAGAGGAAGGTTTGGAAGGTGAGTGGAGTAGTTTCTGGGTATGTGAAAAAATGGAAGAGTTTGACTCATGTTGTAGTGTTGGGTGCTGGGCATCTTGTGCCTAATGATCAGGCATTGAATTCTCAGGCAATGATAGAGGACTGGGTCTTGGAGAAGGGATTATTTGGGAATCAACAAGGGGAGGGTTCTTTATCAAATATCAGGggttga
- the LOC108981058 gene encoding 1-aminocyclopropane-1-carboxylate oxidase homolog 4-like produces MATMATTIDAEYDRATEVKKFDDAKIGVKGLVDSGITTIPRFFVHPSEILSDLKPGSGTQPGPEDIPAIDLSDHRRSTVAENIRRAASSFGFFQVINHGVPLGVLDRTMASIKGFYEQPTETKARVYRREIGTGVSYMSNVDLYHSKAASWRDTIQIRVGPRMVDPEEIPEICRKEVIEWDREIKRLGEVLMGLLCEGLGVDTGRLKDMTCLEGRVIVGHYYPYCPQPDLTVGLAYHTDPGVLTVVQQDHVGGLQVKYGGSWVDVKPIPGALVINVGDLLQIISNEEYKSAEHRVLANPSHEARASIAVFFNPSNRDDQYGPLPELISPEKPALYRPFTLTDFMTRFFKKELDGKSLTNYYKL; encoded by the exons ATGGCTACCATGGCGACGACCATTGATGCAGAATACGACAGAGCAACGGAGGTCAAGAAGTTCGACGATGCCAAGATCGGAGTCAAAGGCCTTGTCGACTCCGGCATCACCACCATTCCCCGCTTCTTTGTTCACCCATCCGAGATCCTTTCCGACCTCAAACCCGGCTCCGGAACCCAACCTGGACCTGAAGACATCCCCGCCATAGACCTTTCCGATCATCGACGCTCCACTGTCGCTGAAAATATCAGACGCGCCGCCTCCAGTTTCGGATTCTTCCAGGTAATCAACCACGGCGTCCCGTTGGGAGTTCTGGACCGTACGATGGCATCCATCAAGGGGTTCTACGAGCAACCAACGGAGACAAAAGCGCGGGTCTACCGTAGAGAGATAGGCACCGGAGTATCTTACATGTCCAACGTCGACTTGTACCATTCCAAAGCCGCCAGTTGGAG GGACACTATCCAGATAAGAGTAGGTCCCAGAATGGTGGATCCCGAGGAAATTCCAGAGATATGTAGAAAGGAGGTGATCGAGTGGGACCGAGAGATCAAACGGCTGGGAGAGGTTCTGATGGGGCTGCTGTGTGAAGGGCTGGGAGTGGACACCGGGAGGTTGAAGGACATGACATGTTTGGAAGGGAGAGTGATTGTTGGCCACTACTATCCATACTGCCCACAGCCTGATCTGACGGTTGGGCTTGCTTATCACACCGATCCGGGGGTTTTGACGGTGGTGCAGCAGGACCATGTGGGTGGATTGCAGGTCAAATATGGTGGGTCTTGGGTCGATGTTAAGCCTATCCCCGGAGCTCTTGTTATTAACGTTGGGGACTTGCTTCAg ATTATATCAAATGAAGAATACAAAAGTGCAGAGCATAGAGTGTTAGCCAACCCATCCCATGAGGCACGAGCCTCAATTGCGGTTTTCTTCAACCCAAGCAATAGAGACGACCAGTATGGACCCCTCCCGGAGTTGATATCACCAGAGAAACCAGCCCTTTACCGGCCATTCACTTTAACGGACTTCATGACGAGGTTCTTCAAAAAGGAGTTGGATGGCAAATCTTTGACAAATTATTATAAGCTGTAA